The following proteins come from a genomic window of Citrobacter europaeus:
- the fliD gene encoding flagellar filament capping protein FliD: protein MSFTSPIQKLAQEFAYADIATQAANLQNEQNELNAESSGLDSLSTALTNFQTAIDALNSNTDGPLTFSATSNNDANTVSANSEAQAGTYSFYVSALAQAQQTTFSMSDDQYSASGTFTLSMDDGTTMDIDLAAADEDGDSFIDASELVDAINDSDDNPGVSAALVKTDGTTTIMLTSDTTGKQSGFSVSVSGNDDLAAAESSSEQMLTNPQDAEIHLGNEDGPAITSSSNTFDDVIPGVTMTFSEVSDPTDPDDVTTFTVAEDSSGSQAKVQTFVDAYNTLIDTIDSLTSYGDDDTAAGVFAGDAGMNSLANQMDDIAHASYGGVSIVDYGITLDSDGHLQIDSTQFSEEMEENPDGLTSIFVGEDSMVAQMDDLMESYLDSSNGIIAMRQENIDDQQSKIQDESDQLTETYNTNYERYVEEYTNTLVETYTMKVSMAAFM from the coding sequence ATGAGCTTTACGAGTCCGATCCAAAAATTAGCACAAGAGTTTGCCTACGCCGATATTGCTACCCAGGCGGCGAATTTGCAGAACGAACAGAACGAATTGAATGCAGAGAGCAGCGGTCTGGACTCGCTCAGTACCGCGCTGACGAATTTTCAGACGGCCATCGATGCGCTGAACAGCAACACAGACGGCCCGCTGACGTTTTCTGCTACCTCTAATAATGACGCGAATACCGTATCGGCGAACTCCGAGGCGCAGGCCGGGACTTACTCGTTTTATGTTTCGGCGCTTGCGCAGGCGCAACAAACCACCTTCAGCATGAGCGATGACCAGTACAGCGCATCCGGTACCTTTACGTTATCGATGGATGACGGCACGACCATGGATATCGATCTTGCTGCTGCCGATGAAGATGGCGACAGTTTCATTGATGCCAGTGAACTGGTTGACGCGATCAATGACTCGGACGACAACCCCGGCGTGTCGGCGGCATTGGTTAAAACCGATGGCACCACCACCATCATGCTGACCTCTGATACTACGGGAAAGCAAAGCGGTTTTTCGGTGAGCGTTTCTGGCAACGACGATCTTGCTGCGGCGGAGTCATCTAGTGAGCAGATGTTAACGAATCCACAGGACGCCGAAATCCATTTGGGTAACGAGGACGGCCCTGCCATTACCAGCAGCTCCAATACGTTTGATGATGTTATCCCCGGCGTGACGATGACCTTTTCTGAGGTCAGCGACCCTACCGATCCTGACGATGTGACCACGTTTACCGTCGCGGAAGACTCCAGCGGATCGCAGGCCAAAGTGCAGACCTTTGTGGATGCCTACAACACGTTAATCGACACCATCGATTCGTTGACCAGCTATGGCGATGACGACACGGCTGCCGGGGTTTTTGCCGGTGACGCCGGGATGAATTCGCTGGCAAATCAGATGGATGATATTGCTCACGCCTCCTATGGCGGTGTTTCGATTGTCGACTATGGCATCACGCTGGATTCCGACGGTCACTTACAAATTGACTCCACCCAGTTCAGCGAAGAAATGGAAGAAAATCCGGACGGTTTGACCTCTATTTTCGTCGGGGAAGACAGCATGGTCGCGCAGATGGACGACCTGATGGAAAGCTATCTGGATTCCAGCAACGGCATCATCGCCATGCGTCAGGAAAACATTGATGACCAGCAGAGCAAAATTCAGGACGAAAGCGATCAACTGACTGAAACCTATAACACCAACTACGAGCGCTACGTGGAAGAGTACACCAATACGCTGGTTGAAACGTACACCATGAAAGTGAGTATGGCCGCGTTTATGTAA
- the fliS gene encoding flagellar export chaperone FliS — MYDTQDGYSQYKEMDLAARTAAASPLELVLVLFSGLMDELERAKSHIENKRYERKAQSINKCIDILNALTSSLEFETGGELVVNLSRLYDHCVYRLYEASGELSLEKIDEVILILTNLRTGWEGLSAKLG, encoded by the coding sequence ATGTACGACACGCAGGATGGTTATTCGCAATACAAAGAGATGGATCTTGCTGCGCGTACCGCAGCAGCATCGCCGTTAGAGCTGGTGCTGGTGCTGTTTTCGGGGCTGATGGACGAGCTGGAACGCGCCAAAAGCCACATTGAGAACAAACGCTATGAGCGTAAGGCGCAAAGCATCAACAAATGCATTGATATTCTCAACGCCTTAACCAGCTCGCTGGAGTTTGAAACCGGCGGCGAGCTGGTGGTGAATTTGTCCCGGCTGTATGACCACTGCGTCTACCGCCTGTACGAAGCCAGCGGCGAATTGTCGCTGGAAAAAATTGATGAAGTGATCCTCATCCTGACGAATCTGCGCACGGGCTGGGAAGGTCTGTCGGCAAAACTGGGATAA
- a CDS encoding flagellar protein FliT yields MQRERLQQQQQLYALVQEMNDALDNKRWRRLPGLHQQVMRVFHDYAAWETDAGALREVKSKMHAAFEALITRRTQRAEELKARMDQHQQNQEGMLAYSMVNLISEKA; encoded by the coding sequence ATGCAAAGAGAGCGTCTGCAACAGCAACAGCAGCTTTATGCCCTGGTACAAGAGATGAACGACGCGCTGGATAACAAGCGTTGGCGACGATTACCCGGCCTGCATCAGCAGGTGATGCGCGTTTTTCATGACTATGCCGCCTGGGAAACTGATGCCGGGGCGCTGAGGGAAGTGAAAAGCAAAATGCATGCGGCGTTTGAGGCGCTAATAACCCGGCGAACGCAGCGTGCGGAAGAACTCAAAGCGCGCATGGATCAACATCAGCAAAATCAGGAAGGAATGTTGGCGTACTCAATGGTTAATTTAATTTCGGAGAAGGCATGA
- a CDS encoding flagellar hook-length control protein FliK produces MNPVLLASASALAEATPEKAAISAPTTSTSGSTFSLPQAGLNAVAERLIGAKVNQQQASAAGHQRDDADPAAMQALLAMLLAQPAQASASAPTQKQPDGEMLKMLAQVQTSQSGSSLLRQLAGAMAQQGKTSSPSAEQHATDLSSLPPKLQTLLASIGEDLPQATPDQQAKLATFSSQDLRAIAPEPASLSTSQQISARVKSEDHSVPRPMAVRKTDSVAVNPTLATQSLLNTAAQGNQPVNALSDHSVVSTQVSTPTTLSTEELGEKLTALLKDRIQFQLGQQQQVSTIRLDPPSLGKLEIAVQLDAGKLMVHIGANQSDVCRSLQQFSENLRQHLTAQNFMEVNVQVSSEGQSQQQQQQSDHQQEEVTSALTLNDEPQFQQNESVLIKV; encoded by the coding sequence ATGAATCCTGTATTACTGGCCTCGGCCAGTGCGTTGGCAGAGGCCACACCGGAAAAGGCGGCTATCTCAGCCCCAACAACGTCAACGAGCGGCAGCACGTTTTCTTTGCCGCAGGCTGGGCTTAACGCGGTGGCTGAACGTTTGATCGGCGCAAAAGTCAACCAACAGCAGGCGTCGGCGGCCGGGCATCAGCGCGATGATGCAGATCCTGCGGCTATGCAGGCATTGCTGGCGATGCTGCTGGCGCAACCGGCTCAGGCGTCAGCGTCTGCACCAACCCAGAAGCAGCCGGACGGTGAGATGCTGAAAATGCTGGCGCAGGTGCAAACCTCCCAATCAGGTTCATCGCTGCTGCGTCAACTGGCGGGCGCGATGGCTCAACAAGGAAAAACGTCCTCGCCGTCGGCTGAGCAGCATGCCACTGATTTATCGTCACTGCCGCCAAAGCTGCAAACGTTGCTGGCGTCGATCGGCGAGGATTTGCCTCAGGCAACGCCGGATCAGCAGGCCAAACTGGCGACATTCTCCTCCCAGGATCTGCGCGCGATCGCGCCTGAACCTGCTTCGCTTTCGACGTCACAGCAAATTTCCGCCCGCGTGAAGTCTGAGGATCATAGCGTTCCTCGCCCGATGGCGGTGAGAAAAACGGATAGCGTGGCGGTTAACCCAACGCTTGCGACGCAAAGTTTGCTCAATACGGCGGCACAGGGAAATCAGCCGGTGAATGCTCTGAGCGATCATAGCGTGGTGTCGACGCAAGTTTCGACGCCGACCACGCTGTCAACAGAGGAACTCGGAGAGAAGCTTACCGCGCTGCTCAAAGACAGAATTCAATTCCAGTTGGGCCAGCAACAGCAGGTGTCGACTATTCGTCTTGATCCTCCTTCGCTTGGCAAACTGGAAATTGCCGTGCAGCTGGATGCCGGAAAGCTGATGGTTCACATCGGCGCAAATCAGAGTGATGTCTGCCGCTCGTTGCAGCAATTTAGCGAAAACTTACGCCAGCACCTCACGGCGCAAAACTTCATGGAAGTGAACGTTCAGGTCTCTTCCGAGGGGCAATCGCAACAGCAGCAACAGCAGTCAGATCATCAACAGGAGGAGGTTACGTCGGCGCTAACGCTTAACGATGAGCCTCAATTTCAACAGAACGAATCCGTTCTGATCAAAGTGTAA
- a CDS encoding flagellar basal body-associated FliL family protein, producing MKKIVIACLISSVVALGIAGGAGWGIYHSMTKGTATAADKPAHEAEDSQDESSSIFVSLPETVVTLHDNEGEDRYMVAELVMVVDSEKDAEKIKKDEPLYQSITVDELSNMKYEDIRALKISDIRKKVFENLKIELAKRKMATPYKDILVKKVVFQ from the coding sequence ATGAAGAAAATTGTTATCGCGTGTCTGATTAGCTCCGTCGTGGCGCTGGGTATTGCAGGGGGCGCAGGATGGGGCATTTATCATTCTATGACTAAAGGAACCGCAACAGCAGCAGATAAGCCTGCGCATGAAGCGGAAGATAGCCAGGATGAGTCCAGCAGTATTTTTGTCTCCCTGCCGGAAACGGTGGTTACGCTTCATGATAATGAAGGGGAAGACAGATACATGGTGGCAGAGCTGGTGATGGTCGTTGATTCAGAGAAAGACGCTGAAAAAATTAAGAAAGACGAACCGCTCTATCAAAGTATTACAGTAGATGAACTCTCGAATATGAAATATGAGGATATTCGGGCGCTGAAGATCTCCGATATCAGAAAGAAAGTTTTTGAAAATCTGAAAATTGAATTAGCGAAACGCAAAATGGCGACACCTTATAAGGACATTTTGGTGAAAAAAGTCGTGTTTCAATAA
- a CDS encoding FliA/WhiG family RNA polymerase sigma factor, whose translation MIQDAYESEDFNATPVLTPKQESHYLQAYLPLVRKVVRQLAPQCTCVMDRQDMEQTALMGLLNAIRRYGQPDEGFAGYAVHRIRGAILDELRSLDWRPRQLRQKYHQIKDLIRDARTRLGHEPSWEELSRLGLSSEDYQEYQQLEGAESLASLDELLNGDIPIAPLEGRGLEEQFVTQEMLGYALSQLSEKEGLVLSMYYQHDMNLKEIALVLGLTEARICQMNKKITHKIRDCLYPD comes from the coding sequence ATGATCCAGGATGCTTACGAGTCAGAAGACTTTAATGCGACGCCCGTGCTAACGCCAAAGCAAGAGAGCCATTATTTACAGGCCTATCTTCCTTTGGTGCGCAAAGTGGTGCGTCAACTTGCGCCGCAATGTACCTGCGTTATGGACAGGCAGGATATGGAACAAACGGCGCTGATGGGATTGCTGAATGCGATTCGCCGCTATGGTCAACCGGATGAAGGCTTTGCCGGTTATGCCGTCCACCGTATTCGTGGCGCCATACTCGATGAGCTGCGCAGCCTCGACTGGCGGCCTCGTCAGCTACGACAAAAATACCATCAGATTAAAGATTTGATTCGTGATGCGCGTACCCGGCTCGGGCATGAACCCTCATGGGAGGAGCTTTCCCGGCTGGGGTTGTCGTCTGAAGATTATCAGGAATACCAACAACTGGAGGGCGCCGAATCGCTGGCCAGTCTGGATGAGTTACTGAATGGCGATATACCGATTGCGCCGCTCGAAGGGCGGGGGCTTGAGGAACAATTCGTCACGCAGGAAATGCTGGGTTATGCCCTGAGCCAACTCAGCGAAAAAGAGGGACTGGTGCTCTCAATGTATTACCAGCACGATATGAATTTAAAAGAGATTGCGCTGGTATTAGGGCTGACTGAAGCCCGTATTTGTCAAATGAATAAAAAAATCACGCACAAGATTCGTGATTGTTTATATCCAGATTAA
- the motA gene encoding flagellar motor stator protein MotA: MQKIFGLLVVLGCVFGGYFEAGGQLIAIWQPAEIIIIFGAGLGAMIIGNPVHVLKEIVHQIKGVISKKKMGPEFQRQLLMCLYELLEMVQNGGLRMLDQHIEQPEESTIFQKYPLVLTQKRLVTFIADNFRLMAMGKIDAHELEGILDQELDTAEESLLTPSRSLQRTAEAMPGFGICAAVLGIIITMQSIDGSIALIGLKVAAALVGTFLGVFICYCLMDPLANAMEQQARAEHSLLECVRTVLVAQAGGKPTLLAVDAGRKLLHLASKPTFANLDAWVNAMLEQE; the protein is encoded by the coding sequence ATGCAAAAGATTTTTGGTTTACTGGTGGTTTTAGGCTGCGTATTTGGTGGCTACTTTGAGGCTGGCGGACAATTAATTGCCATCTGGCAGCCGGCAGAAATTATTATTATCTTTGGTGCGGGTCTGGGGGCGATGATCATTGGTAACCCGGTGCACGTACTCAAAGAGATCGTCCACCAGATTAAAGGGGTGATCAGTAAAAAGAAAATGGGACCGGAGTTCCAGCGCCAACTGCTGATGTGCCTGTATGAGCTACTGGAAATGGTGCAAAACGGCGGTCTGCGCATGCTGGATCAGCATATCGAACAGCCGGAAGAAAGTACTATTTTCCAGAAATACCCGCTGGTACTGACTCAAAAACGCCTGGTGACATTTATCGCCGATAATTTCCGTCTGATGGCGATGGGGAAAATTGATGCCCACGAGCTGGAAGGGATCCTCGATCAGGAACTGGATACGGCGGAAGAATCGCTGTTAACCCCATCGCGCTCCCTGCAACGTACCGCCGAGGCGATGCCTGGCTTCGGGATTTGCGCGGCGGTGTTGGGTATCATCATCACCATGCAGTCTATCGACGGTTCCATTGCGCTTATCGGTCTGAAAGTCGCGGCGGCGCTGGTGGGGACATTCCTGGGGGTATTCATCTGTTATTGCCTGATGGACCCATTGGCAAACGCCATGGAACAGCAGGCGCGGGCAGAACACTCATTGCTTGAATGCGTACGTACCGTGCTGGTGGCGCAGGCGGGCGGTAAGCCGACGCTGCTGGCGGTCGATGCCGGACGTAAACTTCTTCATCTGGCTTCCAAACCCACATTCGCCAATCTGGATGCGTGGGTGAATGCGATGCTGGAGCAAGAATAA
- the lafU gene encoding putative lateral flagellar export/assembly protein LafU, which translates to MRKGPNRRDRGAKTTIIRRQIKKNHAGHHGGAWKVAFADFTLAMMALFMTLWIVNSVSKADRENIVAALHGQSIFNGGGMAPLNKLGKQPIAPGAQKKNVTRNKLDKTANPQETAKITEENAKKALDVNEKTTLLKQKSARELGELATDINVIARNAHMETNLEMEIVPQGLRVLIKDDQNRNMFERGSAKIMPFFKSLLVELAPVFDSLDNKIIITGHTDAMSYKSNIYNNWNLSGDRALSARRVLEDAGMPQDKVMQVSAMADQMLLDAKNPESAGNRRIEIMVLTQSASDTLYQYFGQQGEKVVQPLVDKLDKQKQVTSLRQQSAPVTH; encoded by the coding sequence ATGAGGAAGGGGCCAAATCGTCGCGATCGCGGCGCGAAAACCACCATTATCCGCCGACAAATTAAAAAGAACCATGCAGGTCATCATGGTGGAGCGTGGAAAGTGGCATTTGCTGACTTTACGCTGGCGATGATGGCGCTGTTTATGACGCTGTGGATCGTGAACAGCGTCAGTAAAGCTGACCGTGAAAACATCGTGGCAGCGCTGCATGGCCAATCAATCTTTAACGGTGGCGGTATGGCGCCGTTAAACAAGCTGGGCAAGCAGCCGATAGCGCCGGGTGCGCAGAAGAAAAACGTCACGCGTAACAAACTCGATAAAACCGCCAACCCGCAGGAGACGGCGAAGATCACGGAAGAAAACGCGAAAAAGGCGTTAGACGTGAACGAGAAAACAACGTTACTGAAGCAAAAATCAGCCCGTGAATTGGGCGAGCTGGCGACCGACATTAACGTCATCGCCCGCAACGCGCATATGGAAACTAACCTCGAGATGGAGATTGTTCCTCAGGGGCTGCGCGTACTGATTAAAGATGACCAGAACCGCAATATGTTTGAACGCGGTAGCGCCAAAATTATGCCGTTCTTTAAATCTCTGCTGGTTGAGCTGGCTCCCGTGTTTGACTCGCTGGATAACAAGATAATCATCACCGGGCATACTGACGCGATGAGCTATAAGAGCAATATTTACAACAACTGGAACCTCTCCGGCGACCGCGCATTGTCGGCACGACGCGTACTGGAAGATGCCGGAATGCCGCAGGATAAAGTTATGCAGGTCAGCGCGATGGCGGACCAAATGTTGCTGGATGCGAAAAACCCGGAAAGCGCCGGTAACCGTCGCATTGAGATCATGGTGTTGACGCAAAGCGCTTCCGATACGCTGTATCAATATTTCGGCCAGCAGGGAGAGAAGGTTGTGCAACCGCTGGTTGATAAGCTGGACAAGCAAAAGCAGGTGACTTCTTTACGTCAACAATCTGCTCCCGTCACTCATTAA
- a CDS encoding DNA primase: protein MIDVTHIIPLDIDTDNVTDVACQGAHFDKVSGIWYTEPHELNGALRDYVYDTDSFNIVAPYYLVITSKMHCWSCHQITRIHGVMFTRFIKKNQDGQGWQSVRRNSFLFHINSLPEEIKKNIKASNYYLDKSKTTGLRYWMNHCEICGERLGDYELFCVENDAFRLMTIEKLLRANIRKVNKLFVSTAGNPAEHTKTDIVRYLCDARFVMNGPA, encoded by the coding sequence GTGATAGATGTAACCCATATTATTCCCTTGGATATTGATACTGATAACGTCACCGATGTGGCCTGTCAGGGCGCGCATTTCGACAAAGTTTCAGGTATCTGGTACACCGAACCCCATGAGTTAAACGGGGCGCTGCGTGACTATGTTTATGATACCGACAGTTTCAATATCGTCGCCCCGTACTATCTGGTGATTACCTCGAAGATGCACTGCTGGAGCTGCCACCAAATTACCCGTATTCATGGCGTGATGTTTACCCGCTTTATTAAGAAAAATCAGGATGGTCAGGGCTGGCAGTCGGTCAGGCGTAACAGCTTTTTGTTCCACATTAATTCTCTGCCTGAAGAGATAAAAAAGAACATCAAAGCCAGCAATTACTATCTCGATAAAAGTAAAACCACCGGGCTACGCTACTGGATGAACCATTGTGAAATTTGTGGCGAACGTCTGGGCGATTACGAGCTTTTCTGCGTTGAGAATGATGCCTTTCGCCTGATGACAATCGAAAAACTGCTGCGGGCAAATATTCGCAAAGTAAATAAACTGTTTGTCAGTACGGCGGGCAATCCAGCGGAACATACGAAAACGGATATTGTGCGTTACCTGTGCGATGCGCGCTTCGTCATGAATGGTCCGGCATAA
- the dinB gene encoding DNA polymerase IV, whose translation MRKIIHVDMDCFFAAVEMRDNPALRDIPIAIGGSRERRGVISTANYPARKFGVRSAMPTGMALKLCPHLTLLPGRYEAYKEASRQIQAIFSRYTSLIEPLSLDEAYLDVTDSTHCHGSATLIAQEIRQTIFNELQLTASAGIAPVKFLAKIASDLNKPNGQYVITPADVPEFLKTLPLGKIPGVGKVSAAKLEAMGLRTCEDVQKYDLAMLLKRFGKFGRVLWERSQGIDERDVNNDRLRKSIGVERTLAEDIHEWPECEAIIERLYPELERRLAKVKPDLLIARQGIKLKFNDFQQTTQEHVWPRLNKDDLIATARKTWDERRGGRGVRLVGLHVTLLDPQMERQLLLGL comes from the coding sequence ATGCGCAAAATCATACATGTTGATATGGACTGCTTTTTCGCGGCGGTGGAAATGCGCGATAACCCCGCCCTGCGAGACATTCCCATTGCCATCGGCGGCAGCCGCGAGCGCCGGGGAGTTATCAGCACAGCCAATTACCCGGCGCGCAAATTTGGCGTACGTAGCGCGATGCCAACGGGAATGGCGTTAAAGCTGTGCCCGCATCTCACTTTATTGCCTGGTCGCTATGAGGCTTATAAAGAAGCTTCCCGGCAGATTCAGGCGATCTTCTCTCGCTATACCTCACTGATTGAACCTCTTTCGCTGGATGAAGCCTATCTGGATGTCACCGACAGTACCCACTGTCACGGTTCTGCTACGCTGATCGCCCAGGAGATCCGCCAGACGATTTTTAACGAGCTGCAGCTCACCGCCTCCGCCGGAATTGCGCCGGTTAAATTCCTGGCAAAAATTGCCTCCGATCTCAACAAGCCTAACGGGCAATATGTGATTACTCCTGCCGACGTTCCTGAATTTCTCAAAACGTTACCGTTAGGCAAAATTCCCGGCGTCGGCAAAGTCTCCGCCGCTAAGCTGGAAGCAATGGGATTACGTACCTGCGAGGATGTTCAAAAATACGACCTGGCAATGTTGCTCAAACGTTTTGGTAAGTTTGGTCGCGTGCTGTGGGAGCGTAGCCAGGGCATTGATGAGCGGGACGTCAACAACGACAGGCTGCGCAAATCCATCGGCGTGGAGCGCACGCTGGCGGAAGATATTCACGAGTGGCCAGAGTGCGAGGCAATTATTGAGCGGCTGTATCCCGAACTGGAACGGCGTCTGGCAAAGGTAAAGCCGGATCTCCTGATCGCTCGCCAGGGGATAAAACTCAAGTTTAATGATTTTCAGCAGACCACGCAGGAGCACGTCTGGCCGCGCTTAAATAAAGATGACTTGATTGCGACGGCGCGCAAAACCTGGGATGAACGTCGGGGAGGGCGTGGTGTGAGGCTGGTGGGATTACACGTCACGCTGCTGGATCCACAAATGGAAAGACAGCTACTGTTGGGGCTGTGA
- the pepD gene encoding cytosol nonspecific dipeptidase, translating to MSELSQLSPQPLWDIFAKICSIPHPSYHEEQLAEHILSWAQEKGFHVERDQVGNILIRKPATAGMENRKPVVLQAHLDMVPQKNNDTVHDFTKDPIQPYIDGEWVKARGTTLGADNGIGMASALAVLADDNVVHGPLEVLLTMTEEAGMDGAFGLQANWLQADILINTDSEEEGEIYMGCAGGIDFTSNLPLSREAIPAGFQSFKLTLKGLKGGHSGGEIHVGLGNANKLLVRFLAGHAQELDLRLVDFNGGTLRNAIPREAFATLAVAADKVDALKALVGTYQEILKNELEAKEKNLALLLDAVTQDKAALTAQSRDSFVRLLNATPNGVIRNSDVAKGVVETSLNVGVVTMTDDNVQIHCLVRSLIDSGKDYVVSMLDSLGKLAGAKTEAKGAYPGWQPDANSPVMHLVRETYQRLFNKTPNIQIIHAGLECGLFKKPYPEMDMVSIGPTITGPHSPDEQVHIESVGHYWTLLTELLKSIPAK from the coding sequence GTGTCTGAACTGTCTCAGTTATCCCCGCAACCGCTGTGGGATATTTTTGCCAAAATCTGTTCTATTCCTCATCCGTCTTACCATGAAGAACAGCTCGCTGAACACATTCTGAGCTGGGCCCAGGAGAAAGGTTTCCACGTCGAGCGCGATCAAGTCGGTAATATCCTGATTCGCAAACCTGCTACCGCAGGCATGGAAAATCGCAAGCCGGTCGTTCTGCAAGCGCACCTGGATATGGTCCCGCAGAAAAACAACGACACCGTACACGACTTCACTAAAGATCCTATCCAGCCTTATATTGACGGCGAATGGGTAAAAGCCCGTGGCACCACGCTGGGTGCGGATAACGGCATCGGTATGGCGTCTGCGCTGGCCGTTCTGGCTGATGACAACGTGGTACACGGCCCGTTAGAAGTCCTGCTCACCATGACCGAAGAAGCGGGTATGGATGGCGCGTTTGGTCTGCAGGCTAACTGGCTGCAGGCAGATATTCTGATCAACACCGACTCTGAAGAAGAAGGTGAGATCTACATGGGTTGCGCAGGCGGTATCGACTTTACCTCTAACCTGCCGCTGTCCCGTGAAGCAATCCCGGCTGGCTTCCAGAGCTTTAAGCTGACGTTGAAAGGCCTGAAAGGCGGCCACTCCGGCGGCGAAATCCACGTGGGTCTTGGTAACGCCAACAAGCTTCTGGTCCGCTTCCTGGCGGGTCACGCCCAAGAGCTGGATCTGCGTCTGGTTGATTTCAACGGCGGTACGCTGCGCAACGCGATTCCGCGTGAAGCCTTTGCTACCCTCGCCGTAGCTGCAGATAAAGTTGATGCGTTAAAAGCGCTGGTCGGCACTTACCAGGAAATCCTGAAAAACGAACTGGAAGCCAAAGAGAAGAACCTGGCTCTGCTGCTGGATGCCGTGACTCAAGATAAAGCCGCGCTGACCGCTCAGTCTCGCGACAGCTTCGTGCGTCTGCTGAACGCCACCCCGAACGGCGTTATCCGCAATTCCGACGTAGCAAAAGGCGTGGTAGAAACCTCCCTGAACGTCGGTGTGGTCACCATGACTGACGATAATGTACAGATCCACTGTCTGGTTCGCTCGCTGATCGATAGCGGTAAAGACTACGTGGTGAGCATGCTGGATTCACTCGGCAAGCTCGCGGGTGCCAAAACGGAAGCCAAAGGCGCGTATCCTGGCTGGCAGCCGGATGCTAACTCCCCGGTTATGCACCTGGTGCGCGAAACCTATCAGCGTCTGTTCAACAAAACGCCGAACATCCAGATTATCCACGCCGGTCTGGAATGTGGTCTGTTCAAGAAACCGTATCCAGAAATGGACATGGTTTCCATTGGGCCAACCATCACGGGTCCGCACTCCCCGGATGAGCAGGTTCATATTGAAAGCGTCGGCCACTACTGGACGCTTCTGACTGAACTGCTGAAGTCGATTCCAGCGAAGTAA
- the gpt gene encoding xanthine phosphoribosyltransferase yields the protein MSEKYVVTWDMLQIHARKLASRLMPSEQWKGIIAVSRGGLVPGALLARELGIRHVDTVCISSYDHDNQRELKVLKRAEGDGEGFIVIDDLVDTGGTAVAIREMYPKAHFVTIFAKPAGRPLVNDYVVDIPQDTWIEQPWDMGVVFVPPISGR from the coding sequence ATGAGCGAAAAATACGTCGTCACCTGGGACATGTTGCAGATCCATGCACGTAAACTGGCAAGCCGCCTGATGCCTTCTGAACAATGGAAAGGCATTATTGCCGTTAGCCGTGGTGGTCTGGTGCCGGGCGCATTGCTGGCGCGTGAATTGGGTATTCGTCATGTCGATACCGTATGCATCTCCAGCTACGATCACGACAACCAGCGCGAACTGAAAGTGCTGAAGCGTGCCGAAGGCGACGGTGAAGGTTTCATCGTCATTGATGACCTGGTTGACACCGGTGGAACTGCCGTTGCGATCCGCGAAATGTACCCTAAAGCGCATTTCGTTACTATTTTCGCTAAGCCGGCTGGTCGCCCGCTGGTGAATGATTATGTTGTTGATATCCCTCAGGATACCTGGATTGAGCAGCCGTGGGATATGGGCGTAGTGTTCGTCCCGCCGATCTCTGGTCGCTAA